Proteins from a genomic interval of Phalacrocorax aristotelis chromosome 3, bGulAri2.1, whole genome shotgun sequence:
- the WASF1 gene encoding actin-binding protein WASF1 isoform X1, whose amino-acid sequence MPLVKRNIDPRHLCHTALPRGIKNELECVTNISLANIIRQLSSLSKYAEDIFGELFNEAHSFSFRVNSLQERVDRLSVSVTQLDPKEEELSLQDITMRKAFRSSTIQDQQLFDRKTLPIPLQETYDICEQPPPLNILTPYRDDGKEGLKFYTNPSYFFDLWKEKMLQDTEDKRKEKRKQKQKNLDRPHEPEKVPRAPHDRRREWQKLAQGPELAEDDANLLHKHIEVANGPASHFESRSQAYVDHMDGSYSLSALPYSQMSELLNRAEERVLVRPNEPPPPPPMHGADVKPVPPCVSSATGLVENRPQSPATGRTPVFVSPTPPPPPPPPLPSALSTSSLRAAMTSTPPPPVPPPPPPPTAALQAPAVPPPPAPLQIAPGVLHPAPPPIAPPLAQPSPPVTRAAQVCEAVPVHPVPPQAEVQGLPPPPPPPPLPPPGIRPSSPVTVAALSHPPPVLHPPPTTIVPGPHAPLMPPSPPSQVIPAPEPKRHPSTLPVISDARSVLLEAIRKGIQLRKVEEQREQEAKHERIENDVATILSRRIAVEYSDSEDDSEFDEVDWLE is encoded by the exons gtaaaTATGCTGAAGATATATTTGGTGAACTTTTCAATGAAGCACACAGTTTCTCATTTAGAGTCAACTCCTTACAAGAACGTGTAGATCGCTTATCTGTCAGTGTTACACAACTTGATCCAAAGGAAGAGGAAT TGTCACTGCAGGACATTACAATGAGGAAAGCTTTCCGGAGTTCCACAATTCAAGATCAACAGCTGTTTGACCGCAAAACTCTGCCTATTCCTTTGCAAGAAACTTATGACATTTGTGAACAGCCTCCTCCACTTAACATTCTCACCCCTTACAG GGATGATGGAAAAGAGGGGTTGAAGTTTTATACCAATCCTTCATACTTCTTTGatctgtggaaggaaaaaatgctgcaagacactgaggacaaaagaaaagaaaagaggaagcagaAG CAGAAAAATCTGGATCGCCCTCATGAACCAGAAAAAGTGCCCAGGGCACCTCATGACAGACGGAGAGAGTGGCAGAAGTTAGCCCAAGGTCCAGAGCTCGCAGAAGATGATGCTAACCTCTTACATAAGCACATTGAAGTTGCTAATGGTCCAGCTTCACATTTTGAATCaag ATCTCAAGCATATGTGGACCATATGGATGGATCATATTCGCTTTCTGCATTACCCTATAGCCAGATGTCTGAACTTCTGAACAGAGCCGAGGAGCGAGTGTTGGTCAGACCAAATGAACCACCACCGCCACCTCCAATGCATGGAGCAGATGTGAAACCTGTGCCTCCTTGCGTTAG TTCTGCTACTGGCTTGGTAGAAAACCGTCCTCAGTCACCAGCAACAGGCAGAACACCAGTGTTTGTGAgccccactcctcctcctccaccaccacctcctcttccGTCTGCTTTGTCAACTTCATCTTTAAGAGCTGCAATGACttccacccctccacccccagtcccacccccaccacccccccccacagctgctctgcaggccccAGCCGTCCCACCTccaccagctcctctccagATAGCTCCTGGAGTCCTACATCCAGCTCCACCTCCTATTGCTCCTCCCCTAGCACAACCCTCTCCTCCTGTCACTAGAGCCGCCCAAGTGTGTGAAGCTGTACCCGTTCACCCAGTTCCTCCTCAAGCTGAAGTACAGGGACTTCCTCCACCACCCCCACCGCCTCCCTTGCCTCCTCCTGGCATTCGACCCTCCTCTCCTGTCACAGTTGCAGCCCTTTCTCACCCTCCTCCTGTTCTGCACCCTCCTCCCACAACCATCGTCCCTGGCCCTCACGCCCCCCTAATGCCTCCATCTCCACCATCCCAAGTGATTCCTGCTCCAGAACCCAAACGCCATCCTTCAACTCTTCCTGTAATCAGTGATGCTAGAAGCGTTCTGCTGGAAGCAATACGGAAAG GCATTCAGCTACGCAAAGTTGAAGAACAACGTGAACAAGAAGCTAAGCATGAGCGCATTGAGAACGATGTTGCTACTATACTTTCTCGTCGCATTGCTGTGGAGTACAGTGATTCAGAAGATGATTCAGAATTTGATGAAGTGGATTGGTTAGAGTAA
- the WASF1 gene encoding actin-binding protein WASF1 isoform X2: MPLVKRNIDPRHLCHTALPRGIKNELECVTNISLANIIRQLSSLSKYAEDIFGELFNEAHSFSFRVNSLQERVDRLSVSVTQLDPKEEELSLQDITMRKAFRSSTIQDQQLFDRKTLPIPLQETYDICEQPPPLNILTPYRDDGKEGLKFYTNPSYFFDLWKEKMLQDTEDKRKEKRKQKKNLDRPHEPEKVPRAPHDRRREWQKLAQGPELAEDDANLLHKHIEVANGPASHFESRSQAYVDHMDGSYSLSALPYSQMSELLNRAEERVLVRPNEPPPPPPMHGADVKPVPPCVSSATGLVENRPQSPATGRTPVFVSPTPPPPPPPPLPSALSTSSLRAAMTSTPPPPVPPPPPPPTAALQAPAVPPPPAPLQIAPGVLHPAPPPIAPPLAQPSPPVTRAAQVCEAVPVHPVPPQAEVQGLPPPPPPPPLPPPGIRPSSPVTVAALSHPPPVLHPPPTTIVPGPHAPLMPPSPPSQVIPAPEPKRHPSTLPVISDARSVLLEAIRKGIQLRKVEEQREQEAKHERIENDVATILSRRIAVEYSDSEDDSEFDEVDWLE; this comes from the exons gtaaaTATGCTGAAGATATATTTGGTGAACTTTTCAATGAAGCACACAGTTTCTCATTTAGAGTCAACTCCTTACAAGAACGTGTAGATCGCTTATCTGTCAGTGTTACACAACTTGATCCAAAGGAAGAGGAAT TGTCACTGCAGGACATTACAATGAGGAAAGCTTTCCGGAGTTCCACAATTCAAGATCAACAGCTGTTTGACCGCAAAACTCTGCCTATTCCTTTGCAAGAAACTTATGACATTTGTGAACAGCCTCCTCCACTTAACATTCTCACCCCTTACAG GGATGATGGAAAAGAGGGGTTGAAGTTTTATACCAATCCTTCATACTTCTTTGatctgtggaaggaaaaaatgctgcaagacactgaggacaaaagaaaagaaaagaggaagcagaAG AAAAATCTGGATCGCCCTCATGAACCAGAAAAAGTGCCCAGGGCACCTCATGACAGACGGAGAGAGTGGCAGAAGTTAGCCCAAGGTCCAGAGCTCGCAGAAGATGATGCTAACCTCTTACATAAGCACATTGAAGTTGCTAATGGTCCAGCTTCACATTTTGAATCaag ATCTCAAGCATATGTGGACCATATGGATGGATCATATTCGCTTTCTGCATTACCCTATAGCCAGATGTCTGAACTTCTGAACAGAGCCGAGGAGCGAGTGTTGGTCAGACCAAATGAACCACCACCGCCACCTCCAATGCATGGAGCAGATGTGAAACCTGTGCCTCCTTGCGTTAG TTCTGCTACTGGCTTGGTAGAAAACCGTCCTCAGTCACCAGCAACAGGCAGAACACCAGTGTTTGTGAgccccactcctcctcctccaccaccacctcctcttccGTCTGCTTTGTCAACTTCATCTTTAAGAGCTGCAATGACttccacccctccacccccagtcccacccccaccacccccccccacagctgctctgcaggccccAGCCGTCCCACCTccaccagctcctctccagATAGCTCCTGGAGTCCTACATCCAGCTCCACCTCCTATTGCTCCTCCCCTAGCACAACCCTCTCCTCCTGTCACTAGAGCCGCCCAAGTGTGTGAAGCTGTACCCGTTCACCCAGTTCCTCCTCAAGCTGAAGTACAGGGACTTCCTCCACCACCCCCACCGCCTCCCTTGCCTCCTCCTGGCATTCGACCCTCCTCTCCTGTCACAGTTGCAGCCCTTTCTCACCCTCCTCCTGTTCTGCACCCTCCTCCCACAACCATCGTCCCTGGCCCTCACGCCCCCCTAATGCCTCCATCTCCACCATCCCAAGTGATTCCTGCTCCAGAACCCAAACGCCATCCTTCAACTCTTCCTGTAATCAGTGATGCTAGAAGCGTTCTGCTGGAAGCAATACGGAAAG GCATTCAGCTACGCAAAGTTGAAGAACAACGTGAACAAGAAGCTAAGCATGAGCGCATTGAGAACGATGTTGCTACTATACTTTCTCGTCGCATTGCTGTGGAGTACAGTGATTCAGAAGATGATTCAGAATTTGATGAAGTGGATTGGTTAGAGTAA